From Afipia carboxidovorans OM5, one genomic window encodes:
- a CDS encoding efflux RND transporter periplasmic adaptor subunit encodes MKLPSLQRRTLMLIGVGIVTAALFGYVILRSGPLAPVAVTTAVVEARSISPALFGIGTVEAHFSYKIGPTIAGRVAKINVDVGERVRAGQILAEMDPVDLDARIAALDAAIGRTEASIKTAEAQVEDTLARKDFALAQAKRYEELWKTRAVSEVAVETKRQDSQVADAALSAARSNLLAAQQDLQRNRADREGLIKQRENLILSAPVDGVIAARKAEPGTTIVAGQAVIEMIDPKNLWINSRFDQIAATGLQQNLPASIALRSRAGKGVPGRVVRVEVLADAVTEENLAKVEFDTLPEPLPSIGELAEVTVALPELPTSPVIPNAAIQNVGGKLGVWKIEDGKTRFTIVQLGAADLEGVVQIKKGLTVGDRIVVYSASRLASASRIRVAGNPVELLK; translated from the coding sequence GTGAAACTGCCTTCATTGCAGCGTCGCACGTTGATGCTCATCGGCGTTGGAATCGTGACTGCCGCCTTGTTCGGCTACGTGATATTGCGCTCCGGACCGCTGGCGCCGGTGGCTGTCACGACCGCCGTCGTCGAGGCCCGCTCGATCTCGCCCGCACTCTTCGGTATTGGCACGGTTGAAGCTCACTTCTCTTACAAGATTGGCCCCACCATCGCGGGCCGCGTCGCCAAGATAAATGTTGATGTGGGTGAGAGGGTGCGCGCCGGTCAGATTCTGGCGGAAATGGACCCGGTGGATCTGGATGCTCGCATCGCAGCGCTCGATGCGGCGATCGGTCGAACAGAAGCATCTATAAAGACCGCAGAAGCACAGGTCGAGGATACGCTGGCACGCAAGGATTTCGCGCTTGCCCAGGCGAAACGTTATGAAGAACTTTGGAAGACCCGCGCCGTCAGCGAAGTCGCGGTGGAGACCAAGCGGCAGGACAGCCAGGTGGCTGATGCTGCTCTCTCGGCCGCGCGGTCGAATCTCCTTGCGGCGCAACAGGACCTGCAACGCAATCGCGCCGACCGCGAGGGCCTGATCAAGCAGCGAGAGAATCTCATCCTGAGTGCGCCGGTCGATGGGGTAATCGCAGCACGCAAAGCCGAACCAGGAACGACCATAGTTGCTGGCCAGGCGGTCATAGAAATGATCGATCCGAAAAATCTCTGGATCAATTCCCGGTTCGATCAGATTGCGGCAACTGGCCTCCAGCAGAACCTGCCCGCCTCGATTGCATTGCGTTCACGTGCTGGCAAAGGCGTGCCGGGACGGGTGGTGCGCGTGGAAGTCCTCGCTGACGCGGTGACGGAAGAAAATCTGGCCAAGGTGGAGTTCGACACGCTTCCAGAACCGCTGCCCTCGATCGGTGAATTGGCCGAAGTGACCGTTGCTCTTCCAGAACTTCCTACCTCACCTGTGATCCCGAACGCTGCGATCCAGAATGTCGGCGGCAAACTGGGTGTCTGGAAAATCGAGGACGGAAAGACCCGCTTTACGATCGTCCAACTCGGCGCTGCCGACCTTGAAGGGGTCGTGCAGATTAAAAAAGGCCTGACGGTAGGCGATCGGATTGTTGTTTACAGCGCATCCAGATTGGCCAGTGCGAGCCGCATTCGTGTAGCCGGTAATCCTGTGGAGCTACTCAAATGA
- a CDS encoding TetR/AcrR family transcriptional regulator: protein MISRPAYLSAEERCEVTVETVIDLAAEQNPADITTGAIAKRMGVTQGALFRHFPSKDAILQAVMERLSERLLARINKATSSLGALEAAFTAHIEFISEHPGVPRMLFGELQRAEQTVARRMAPTLIQRYGERLGRLIAEGKERGELAPTLEETVAATLFIGTIQGLVMQSLIVGNVKRFRASAPGAFALYRRAVEAAR, encoded by the coding sequence ATGATCTCTCGACCAGCCTACCTTTCCGCGGAAGAGCGATGTGAGGTGACGGTCGAAACCGTCATCGACCTCGCTGCCGAGCAAAACCCCGCAGACATCACCACCGGGGCGATCGCCAAGCGGATGGGAGTGACCCAGGGGGCTTTATTCAGGCACTTCCCATCCAAGGACGCCATTCTCCAAGCCGTGATGGAGAGGCTCTCTGAACGCCTGCTTGCACGGATCAATAAGGCGACTTCCTCGCTTGGCGCACTGGAGGCTGCGTTCACGGCGCATATCGAGTTCATCTCGGAGCACCCAGGCGTACCTCGGATGCTGTTCGGAGAATTACAGCGCGCCGAGCAGACCGTGGCCAGGCGTATGGCACCGACCTTGATCCAGCGTTACGGCGAGCGTCTTGGACGGCTCATTGCTGAGGGCAAGGAGCGTGGCGAACTGGCACCCACTCTGGAAGAGACGGTCGCCGCCACACTGTTTATCGGCACGATCCAGGGCCTTGTCATGCAGTCCCTCATCGTCGGTAACGTCAAACGCTTCCGCGCCAGCGCGCCAGGAGCGTTCGCGTTGTATCGACGCGCGGTTGAGGCGGCGAGATGA
- a CDS encoding 3TM-type holin produces the protein MLSILAPLLVSLGAPILGSILRTNIGGTAGEASAQVIEALARAFGAQPTPESVKAAIEADANAAAKIQAVEHERSAEWLAYLTMATAQRNRMLEREDERGSVFSWGWRPAMSWMLLFLWSWNGVILPTVNATMSASIAPIPWEHLLGFAGLWLAIYGGGHTIKSVLGR, from the coding sequence ATGCTTAGCATCCTCGCCCCGCTCCTTGTCAGTCTTGGGGCACCGATCCTCGGCTCGATTCTGCGCACCAATATCGGTGGTACCGCTGGCGAGGCCTCGGCACAGGTCATCGAGGCACTCGCCCGAGCCTTCGGTGCACAGCCGACACCGGAATCGGTGAAGGCTGCGATTGAAGCCGATGCCAACGCGGCTGCGAAGATCCAGGCGGTCGAGCACGAGCGCAGCGCCGAATGGCTTGCTTATCTCACGATGGCGACCGCGCAGCGCAACCGCATGCTGGAGCGCGAGGACGAGCGCGGTAGCGTCTTCTCCTGGGGTTGGCGCCCAGCGATGTCGTGGATGCTGCTGTTCCTGTGGTCATGGAACGGTGTGATTCTGCCGACCGTTAACGCCACCATGAGCGCGTCGATTGCGCCGATCCCGTGGGAGCATCTGCTCGGCTTCGCCGGACTCTGGCTCGCGATCTATGGCGGCGGCCATACGATCAAGTCCGTGCTGGGGCGGTAG
- a CDS encoding glycoside hydrolase family 108 protein: MSTDKFRRCHDVTKKWEGGWSDHPADPGGKTMYGITEAVYHAWLTKQRRPVRPVRAIDMAEAEQIYFDEYWLPCGGPTLAVGVDLATYDASVNSGVSRGRQWLLASVGEADHETVKRICARRLGFMQSLKIWTTFGRGWARRVADVEAKGVAWALAAANDNRAVVRKQLDGEADKARSLVRKQAGGATGAGGSGAIAIDQSAQLGNWLVAGIVIFTFAMFTILIIRAVINARRATAYAQEATYA, translated from the coding sequence ATGAGCACCGACAAGTTCCGGCGCTGTCATGACGTCACCAAAAAGTGGGAGGGTGGGTGGTCTGATCATCCCGCCGATCCCGGCGGCAAAACGATGTATGGCATCACCGAGGCGGTCTATCATGCCTGGCTCACCAAGCAGCGGCGACCAGTCCGTCCGGTCCGTGCAATCGATATGGCCGAGGCCGAGCAAATTTATTTTGACGAATACTGGCTGCCGTGTGGAGGGCCGACGCTTGCCGTCGGCGTCGATCTCGCGACATACGATGCCTCTGTGAACTCCGGCGTTTCGCGTGGGCGTCAATGGTTGCTCGCCTCGGTCGGCGAGGCGGACCACGAGACAGTCAAGCGCATCTGCGCCAGACGGCTTGGCTTTATGCAGTCGCTCAAAATTTGGACGACGTTCGGTCGCGGCTGGGCCCGCCGCGTCGCCGACGTTGAGGCCAAAGGCGTCGCCTGGGCGCTTGCGGCTGCAAATGACAATCGCGCCGTCGTCAGGAAGCAGTTGGATGGCGAGGCTGATAAGGCCCGCTCTCTCGTGCGCAAGCAGGCTGGCGGCGCGACCGGCGCTGGCGGCAGTGGCGCGATCGCCATCGATCAGAGCGCGCAGCTTGGCAATTGGCTTGTCGCTGGAATAGTCATTTTTACCTTCGCGATGTTTACCATCCTCATCATCCGCGCCGTGATCAACGCCCGGCGTGCCACTGCCTACGCGCAGGAGGCTACCTATGCTTAG
- a CDS encoding DUF6127 family protein, giving the protein MTPSHSDPGFVRMPDAEFEAILTRAAEKGAKRALADVGLDGEDAALDIHDLRTLLDSIRFIRRTAVQTAVRMITTAIMLALLAGIAIKLRLFGDGP; this is encoded by the coding sequence ATGACACCGTCACATTCCGATCCGGGCTTTGTACGTATGCCCGACGCCGAGTTTGAGGCGATCCTGACGCGCGCGGCCGAGAAAGGCGCAAAACGAGCGCTGGCCGATGTCGGCCTCGACGGCGAGGATGCCGCTCTCGATATCCACGATCTGCGAACTCTACTCGACAGCATTCGCTTCATCCGCCGCACCGCCGTCCAGACCGCTGTGCGCATGATCACCACAGCGATCATGCTTGCACTGCTCGCAGGTATCGCCATCAAGTTGAGGCTGTTTGGCGACGGCCCCTGA
- a CDS encoding DUF2793 domain-containing protein — translation MSTTNLGLPQLAADQAQKHVTVNEALQLLDGIVQLSVRGRGMTVPPASPTDGDRYIVASGATGAWTGWDGRVALYTDGAWLQLPPRTGWRVWVEDEGALLVYDGSGWIGTTPSALQNLARLGIGTTADMANPFSAKLNATLWTARSAAEGGTGDLFYTMNKEAAGNDLGYVFQTGYVTKALVGLFGTDRFRLAVSADGSSFFDALSVDNTTGIVDQPRLSRFKGYTNYDNYVAADSWTKIAINNTDYNDQGSFDTANNRFVAPVAGTYLFGATLLYKVNSSTTARMRGRLLLNGTTEIRGSFGEISGAHVSEATALWLQTMVVLDADDTVELQGTFRDADGYFAASHTSFWGVKIG, via the coding sequence ATGTCGACGACCAATCTCGGTCTGCCGCAGCTCGCGGCCGATCAGGCGCAAAAGCACGTCACCGTCAATGAAGCGCTGCAGCTTCTCGACGGCATCGTCCAGCTCTCGGTCAGGGGTCGCGGCATGACCGTGCCGCCGGCCAGCCCCACCGATGGCGATCGCTATATCGTCGCATCTGGCGCAACCGGCGCGTGGACGGGCTGGGATGGTCGCGTCGCACTTTACACCGATGGTGCTTGGCTGCAGCTGCCGCCGCGCACGGGCTGGCGGGTATGGGTTGAGGACGAGGGGGCGCTGCTCGTCTACGATGGCTCCGGCTGGATTGGAACCACGCCGTCGGCGCTGCAGAATCTGGCGCGGCTCGGTATCGGCACCACAGCGGATATGGCGAACCCGTTCTCGGCCAAACTCAACGCTACGCTCTGGACGGCAAGGTCGGCGGCCGAGGGCGGCACAGGCGATCTATTTTACACAATGAACAAGGAGGCTGCAGGCAACGATCTCGGCTACGTCTTCCAGACCGGTTATGTCACCAAGGCGCTGGTTGGCCTATTCGGTACCGACAGATTCCGGCTTGCGGTCTCGGCTGACGGTTCGAGTTTCTTCGACGCCTTAAGTGTCGACAATACGACCGGTATCGTCGATCAGCCCCGGCTGTCGCGCTTCAAGGGTTACACCAACTATGACAACTACGTCGCTGCTGATAGCTGGACCAAAATCGCTATCAACAACACCGACTATAACGACCAGGGGTCGTTTGACACTGCCAATAATCGCTTCGTTGCCCCCGTTGCCGGCACATATCTCTTTGGCGCGACGCTACTCTACAAGGTCAATTCCAGTACCACAGCGCGTATGCGCGGCCGGCTGCTGTTGAACGGTACCACCGAAATCCGCGGCTCGTTCGGCGAAATCTCCGGCGCCCATGTTTCCGAAGCAACGGCACTCTGGCTGCAGACCATGGTGGTGCTCGATGCAGACGACACAGTCGAGCTCCAGGGCACATTCCGGGATGCCGATGGATATTTTGCGGCGAGCCACACGTCGTTCTGGGGCGTCAAAATCGGTTGA
- a CDS encoding baseplate multidomain protein megatron, whose translation MAQLVLTLAGGVLGGGIAGGLGQSLGALFGAYVGGILDRELFGPQQDRRTVEGTRLTELNLSGSAYGQTMPVVWGRMRVPANIIWVRGIREIVRTETETVRGGGKGSAGGGGGTQTITHTSYHYYADVALGVCEAPITSIYRIWLDKMPLDPEHVDDIRTYYGDETQSPDPLIQAVEGAARTPAFRGLSYVVLENLYLTPYGNRFPNFEVEVYRGSDADVADARHLVRSVCVMPASGEWAYEPDVVRSRVRDSNINSNTGRKVADFTVSIDNLRREVSNVEWISLVYAWFGTSLDAATCAIRPAAEYAITPDRLPDTAPYSWSVMGSGRPVIGWPGGWPLVSSYTRPDGTTGLSYGGTVSDGSIVRAIRHLHSLGYKVMLYPFLMMDIPPPAASPFPWRGRIAGAAADVPGFFERNDGYLRFIRHCMALAEQAGGVDSFVIGSELVALNRIRGGAGGYPAVPFWRQIASEAKIRLGPRCIVTYAADWSEYRYHDRGGANVDFPLDALWADPNIDVVGIDAYFPLTDRPRAVYDKAAIAAGWASGELIDYYYATQDDRDLGRRGLDQRRMPINDPFWAIKNIRWWWENDHVPRVGGVPTGPATAWVPRGKPIWFTEYGFPTVNCATNQPNVFIDPKSIESFAPYYSNRAVDRVVQRVAIEATEQFWSDPANNPASPLYDGPMVGRRFVWCWDARPYPFFPTLTKVWSDGENFRLGHWIEGKIGNMQLAGIVRDLCLRAGLAASEFDVTALDDEVVGYVVTERKPVRDMIAVLQTAYFFDAVERDGVLVFVKRGAGSPITIDPNDLGASENDSDRSRVKVERTQDTELPIAVDIVHLDEGRDYQSSTVTVRKQVGQSESVNTLSLPVVLTVEQAQEIGQRALREMWQGREAVDLRLPTRAIRCDPTDIVAVPIDGVWRRIRLTAVTYGKPGLVLLRGVATDGGVPEFYTAPTGSGVLPPSAPEPVAPVRVELLDMPIMIDNHDASASSFYVAACPVGIGRFRGATLFQPTADALDYTVAAAASLPSIIGTTVTELAPGPAWRWDRANAVEVQLDYGALQSLADERVLAGGNAALIDDEVIQFASAELIAEGRYRLSRLLRGQRGTEHEIAAHPAGSRFILLDPARQPRPNVSVSRIGIEITWRTAPVPQGPSGDLSGEIVFTDSGKGLRPFAPAHPRATRERASGDIQLSWIRRTRIGGDSWLNEVPLGEETEEYNVQILDGANVVRPLRVAGPSALYTAVQQMTDFGVLPASLAWRVAQVSRVLGPGASTEITSTF comes from the coding sequence GTGGCCCAGCTTGTTCTCACGCTCGCCGGCGGGGTGCTCGGCGGCGGCATCGCGGGAGGGCTCGGCCAATCGCTCGGGGCGCTGTTCGGCGCCTATGTCGGTGGCATTCTCGACCGCGAGCTGTTCGGACCGCAGCAGGATCGTCGGACGGTCGAAGGCACACGGCTCACTGAACTCAACCTGTCGGGATCGGCCTATGGCCAAACCATGCCGGTGGTTTGGGGCCGCATGCGGGTGCCTGCCAATATCATCTGGGTCCGCGGTATTCGTGAAATCGTCCGCACCGAAACCGAGACGGTCCGCGGTGGCGGCAAAGGCAGCGCCGGTGGTGGGGGAGGAACGCAAACCATCACGCACACCAGCTACCATTATTATGCCGATGTCGCACTCGGCGTCTGTGAGGCGCCGATCACTTCGATCTATCGCATCTGGCTCGACAAGATGCCGCTCGATCCCGAGCATGTCGATGATATCCGCACCTATTACGGCGACGAGACACAATCACCCGATCCACTGATCCAGGCAGTTGAAGGCGCCGCCCGCACACCGGCGTTCCGCGGCCTGTCCTACGTCGTCCTCGAGAACCTCTATCTCACGCCCTACGGCAATCGTTTTCCGAACTTCGAGGTCGAAGTCTATCGCGGTTCGGACGCCGATGTGGCCGATGCCCGCCATCTCGTCCGCAGCGTCTGCGTGATGCCGGCGAGCGGCGAATGGGCCTACGAGCCCGATGTGGTGCGCAGTCGCGTGCGCGATTCCAACATTAACAGCAACACAGGACGCAAGGTGGCCGACTTCACCGTCTCGATCGACAACCTGCGCCGTGAAGTGTCGAACGTTGAGTGGATCAGCCTGGTCTATGCCTGGTTCGGCACCTCGCTAGATGCCGCGACCTGCGCGATCCGGCCCGCAGCCGAATACGCTATCACCCCCGACCGACTGCCCGACACCGCGCCATATTCGTGGTCGGTGATGGGAAGCGGCCGGCCGGTCATCGGCTGGCCGGGCGGGTGGCCGCTCGTTTCCTCCTACACCAGGCCGGACGGCACGACCGGATTATCCTACGGCGGAACGGTCAGTGACGGATCGATCGTCCGGGCGATTCGGCATCTGCATAGCCTTGGCTACAAGGTGATGCTCTATCCATTTCTGATGATGGATATTCCGCCGCCGGCCGCATCGCCCTTTCCCTGGCGCGGCCGTATTGCTGGCGCCGCGGCCGATGTGCCGGGCTTTTTCGAGCGCAACGACGGGTATCTGCGCTTCATCCGCCACTGCATGGCGCTGGCCGAGCAGGCCGGCGGGGTCGATAGCTTCGTCATCGGCTCCGAGCTGGTTGCGCTCAACCGCATCCGGGGCGGCGCCGGCGGCTATCCGGCGGTACCATTCTGGCGGCAGATTGCATCGGAGGCAAAGATCCGGCTCGGGCCGCGTTGCATCGTCACCTATGCGGCGGACTGGTCAGAATATCGCTATCACGACCGCGGTGGCGCTAATGTCGATTTCCCGCTCGATGCGCTATGGGCCGACCCCAATATCGATGTGGTTGGGATCGATGCCTATTTTCCGCTCACCGACCGGCCGCGCGCCGTCTATGACAAGGCAGCGATCGCAGCCGGGTGGGCATCGGGCGAACTGATCGACTACTACTATGCGACGCAAGATGACCGCGATCTCGGACGTCGCGGCCTCGATCAGCGGCGCATGCCGATCAACGATCCGTTCTGGGCGATAAAGAACATCCGCTGGTGGTGGGAGAACGATCACGTCCCGCGCGTCGGCGGCGTGCCGACCGGACCTGCCACGGCCTGGGTACCGCGCGGCAAGCCGATCTGGTTCACTGAATACGGCTTTCCGACGGTGAACTGTGCCACCAATCAGCCCAACGTCTTCATCGACCCGAAGTCGATCGAGAGTTTTGCGCCCTATTACTCCAACCGTGCGGTCGACCGCGTCGTTCAGCGGGTGGCGATCGAAGCTACGGAACAGTTCTGGAGCGATCCGGCTAACAACCCGGCCTCACCACTCTATGACGGGCCGATGGTCGGCCGACGCTTCGTCTGGTGCTGGGATGCGCGGCCTTATCCGTTCTTCCCAACACTCACCAAGGTGTGGTCGGACGGCGAGAACTTCCGGCTCGGCCACTGGATTGAAGGGAAGATAGGCAACATGCAGCTTGCCGGGATCGTCCGGGACCTCTGCCTGCGGGCCGGTCTCGCCGCGAGCGAGTTCGATGTCACCGCGCTTGACGACGAGGTCGTCGGCTATGTCGTGACCGAGCGCAAGCCAGTGCGCGACATGATTGCAGTGCTGCAGACAGCGTATTTCTTCGACGCGGTCGAGCGCGATGGCGTGCTGGTGTTCGTCAAGCGTGGAGCAGGTTCTCCGATTACTATCGACCCGAACGATCTCGGTGCCAGCGAGAACGACAGCGATCGCTCTCGCGTCAAGGTCGAGCGCACCCAAGACACCGAACTGCCGATCGCGGTCGATATCGTCCATCTCGACGAGGGCCGCGACTACCAGTCCTCGACGGTCACGGTGCGCAAGCAGGTCGGCCAGTCGGAGAGCGTCAATACGCTGAGCTTGCCCGTCGTGCTCACCGTCGAGCAGGCGCAAGAGATCGGCCAGCGCGCGCTGCGCGAGATGTGGCAGGGTCGCGAGGCGGTCGACCTGCGGCTGCCGACGCGCGCCATCAGATGCGATCCGACCGACATCGTGGCGGTGCCGATCGACGGCGTCTGGCGTCGCATCCGCCTCACGGCTGTCACCTACGGTAAGCCTGGGCTGGTGTTGCTGCGTGGTGTGGCGACTGATGGCGGTGTCCCGGAGTTCTATACCGCGCCAACCGGCAGCGGCGTGCTGCCGCCCTCAGCACCCGAACCGGTCGCGCCGGTCCGCGTCGAACTCCTCGACATGCCGATCATGATCGACAACCACGACGCCTCGGCATCGAGCTTCTATGTTGCAGCCTGCCCGGTCGGTATCGGCCGCTTCCGCGGCGCGACGCTGTTCCAGCCGACCGCCGATGCGCTGGATTACACGGTTGCGGCCGCGGCGAGCCTGCCATCCATCATCGGCACGACGGTGACAGAACTGGCACCCGGGCCGGCTTGGCGCTGGGATCGCGCCAACGCGGTCGAGGTACAGCTCGATTATGGGGCGCTGCAGAGCCTCGCCGACGAGCGGGTGCTGGCCGGCGGCAACGCCGCTCTGATCGACGACGAGGTGATCCAGTTTGCCAGTGCCGAGCTGATCGCCGAGGGCCGCTATCGGCTGAGCCGGCTGTTGCGCGGCCAACGCGGCACTGAACATGAGATCGCGGCCCACCCGGCCGGGAGCCGGTTCATCCTGCTCGATCCGGCACGCCAGCCGCGCCCAAACGTCTCGGTCTCGCGCATCGGAATCGAGATTACTTGGCGAACCGCGCCGGTTCCGCAGGGGCCGAGCGGCGACCTCTCCGGCGAGATCGTCTTCACCGATAGCGGCAAGGGCTTAAGGCCGTTCGCGCCGGCGCATCCAAGGGCCACCCGTGAGCGGGCTTCGGGAGACATTCAGCTGTCGTGGATACGCCGTACACGTATCGGCGGCGATTCCTGGCTAAACGAGGTACCGCTCGGCGAGGAGACCGAGGAATATAATGTACAGATCCTCGATGGCGCAAATGTCGTGCGCCCTCTTCGCGTGGCCGGCCCAAGCGCGCTCTACACCGCAGTTCAGCAGATGACCGACTTTGGTGTGCTACCAGCCTCGCTGGCATGGCGCGTTGCGCAGGTCTCACGGGTGCTCGGCCCGGGCGCCAGCACCGAGATCACCAGCACGTTCTGA
- a CDS encoding peptidase P60 gives MPMFTRDAVIAEARSWLGTPWHHQASLKGVGCDCIGFVRGVALPFVGEVPIPHDYPETWHLYRAEPRMYLGFKTHAHEIDVTDVLPGDILLFGAGKGPAHHCAYVAPGDGLIHCYREAGKVVEHGFSPWWRAKLRHAFRVPGIAD, from the coding sequence ATGCCGATGTTCACCCGAGATGCAGTGATCGCCGAGGCGCGGAGCTGGCTCGGCACGCCCTGGCATCATCAGGCATCGCTTAAGGGTGTCGGTTGCGACTGTATCGGTTTCGTGCGCGGCGTGGCGCTGCCATTCGTCGGCGAGGTGCCGATCCCACACGACTATCCGGAGACCTGGCACCTCTACCGCGCCGAGCCGCGCATGTATCTCGGTTTCAAGACACACGCCCACGAAATCGACGTGACCGACGTGCTGCCCGGCGACATCCTGCTGTTCGGCGCCGGCAAGGGTCCGGCGCACCACTGTGCCTATGTCGCGCCAGGCGACGGGCTGATCCACTGCTACCGCGAGGCCGGCAAGGTGGTCGAGCACGGTTTCTCGCCATGGTGGCGGGCAAAACTCCGCCATGCGTTCCGGGTGCCTGGGATCGCGGATTGA